The Lactobacillus sp. CBA3605 genome contains a region encoding:
- a CDS encoding Rrf2 family transcriptional regulator, protein MRVSTRFSDSIHLLAFIKIYDQAKLTSDLIASSIETSPVVVRRLMSKLRRAGLITTTPGTAQPALAKPLSDISLLTIFYAIEGDKALFAVDPKTNPECIVGGNIQNVLQQYYQDAQTAAEARLAKVSMQDVVDSILVDQAKKDAQH, encoded by the coding sequence ATGCGTGTGTCAACTCGTTTTAGTGATTCGATTCACCTGCTAGCATTTATCAAAATCTATGACCAAGCCAAGTTAACCAGTGACTTGATTGCCAGTAGTATCGAGACCAGTCCCGTGGTCGTTCGCCGACTGATGAGTAAGTTACGCCGGGCCGGCTTGATTACCACGACGCCGGGAACGGCCCAGCCCGCTTTAGCCAAACCCCTAAGTGACATCTCACTTTTGACTATTTTTTATGCCATTGAAGGTGATAAGGCCCTGTTTGCTGTTGACCCAAAGACCAATCCTGAATGTATCGTCGGTGGCAATATTCAAAATGTGCTCCAACAATATTATCAAGATGCGCAGACAGCAGCGGAAGCACGACTCGCAAAAGTGAGCATGCAAGACGTGGTCGATAGTATTTTAGTCGATCAAGCTAAGAAAGACGCGCAACATTAA
- a CDS encoding TetR/AcrR family transcriptional regulator, whose translation MSELETIQAYYAASLSKDGQITKTQQKILAAALALFADKGYEEVGTREIADRAGVAEGTLFHNFTNKNGILAAIIQPIVKQVLPAMLNALDQAVLDSEKQTLDAFVLALVSDRVAFIEQNRASLAVVLSQFFNNAADRAAVMGMVSPAILTQANQVMDQLKATGELVDWPNHMILQLLFSTLGGYMVEEVLYPTLNRMATAAKITYLSDFLVNGLSPRRMPLHVDEPGFD comes from the coding sequence ATGAGTGAGCTTGAAACTATCCAGGCATATTATGCCGCTTCATTGAGTAAGGATGGTCAAATTACGAAAACCCAACAAAAAATACTCGCAGCGGCTTTAGCGTTATTTGCTGACAAAGGGTATGAAGAAGTCGGGACCCGTGAAATTGCCGACCGTGCTGGCGTGGCTGAAGGCACTCTTTTTCATAATTTTACGAATAAAAATGGGATTCTCGCCGCCATTATACAGCCAATTGTGAAGCAGGTCTTACCGGCCATGTTGAATGCTTTAGATCAAGCGGTACTAGACAGTGAAAAACAAACGCTAGATGCCTTTGTACTGGCATTAGTGTCTGACCGAGTTGCTTTTATTGAACAGAATCGCGCGTCGCTAGCGGTGGTTTTATCGCAATTTTTTAATAATGCGGCTGATCGTGCTGCCGTCATGGGCATGGTATCACCGGCGATTCTAACGCAAGCCAATCAAGTGATGGATCAATTAAAAGCTACCGGTGAATTGGTCGATTGGCCAAACCATATGATCTTACAGTTGTTGTTTTCAACGTTAGGCGGGTACATGGTGGAAGAGGTCTTATATCCAACCTTGAATCGGATGGCAACCGCCGCTAAGATTACGTACCTCAGCGATTTCTTAGTAAACGGATTGAGTCCGCGACGGATGCCTTTACATGTTGATGAGCCGGGGTTTGATTGA